In Rhodothermus marinus DSM 4252, a single genomic region encodes these proteins:
- a CDS encoding glycosidase, with product MSLFRRTNVPVLAPRADLTWASGAVFNPGAWYDGERVHLVFRAVPAGYRRFPLPNAGPGEPAYGFEPYISSLGYATSTDGVHFTWRETPLLAPGEDFDRYGLEDPRITFLEGRYWIVHTVLSTPAFGPGDGVRFGLASTTDFVQVEKHGVIGPSVRDKDAALFPRRIRGRLALLHRIEPDIQIIYFDDWDELLHRSAARWAEHLADLDEHVVLRPARRWERKKIGAGPPPIETPEGWLLIYHGVDETYTYRAGVALLDLDDPQRTIARARVPILEPELPFEREGDVPNVVFPEGAVVIDGQLHVYYGAADSVIGHAVAPLRDVVDFVLEEQRHSWTMPRVYMMSSDRGRAMRTIETPPPVEVERLHGGRPVLEPDPQHPWESRVVLNPAAVLVEAGEELERLMDAWQLTGPERERLRRAGGACVMIYRAQGAKGSPAGHAPSSLGLAVLTPTLELVRRWPEPVIRPEAVFHDLGAEDARCTKIGDTYYLFYTGYTTERPRFPSFIGRVHICLATTQDFVHWELHGPIPGDVNDVDNKNAALLPEPVDGKWLLLHRPIYGRHPMAIHLAEADRPEGPFHSRGLLMASYRYREFALSWIGAGGPPIALGNHRFLMIYHQGHMDWDGHREYDLAAALLDFNRPDPVAARLEPLMRPRGDVEKVGDPELGVDNVLFACANYVWRGDLIIPYAAADSRIFGARVPMDELVAALERLAAEAPEVVPTKVL from the coding sequence ATGTCGCTGTTTCGACGGACAAACGTTCCGGTCCTGGCGCCTCGCGCCGATCTAACGTGGGCTTCGGGCGCCGTATTCAATCCGGGCGCCTGGTACGACGGCGAGCGCGTGCATCTTGTCTTCCGGGCCGTTCCGGCCGGCTATCGGCGCTTTCCGCTGCCGAATGCGGGACCCGGCGAGCCGGCTTATGGCTTTGAGCCCTACATCTCCTCGCTCGGCTATGCCACGAGCACTGACGGCGTGCACTTCACCTGGCGCGAGACGCCGCTGCTTGCGCCGGGCGAGGACTTCGACCGCTACGGACTTGAGGATCCACGCATCACGTTCCTGGAGGGACGCTACTGGATCGTACATACGGTGCTCAGCACGCCGGCCTTCGGTCCCGGCGACGGGGTCCGCTTCGGGCTGGCCTCGACGACCGACTTCGTGCAGGTCGAAAAACACGGTGTGATCGGTCCGTCCGTGCGCGACAAAGACGCCGCGCTCTTTCCGCGTCGCATCCGGGGCAGACTGGCGCTGCTGCACCGCATCGAACCGGACATTCAGATCATCTACTTCGACGACTGGGACGAACTGCTGCACCGATCGGCTGCGCGCTGGGCCGAACACCTGGCCGACCTGGACGAGCATGTGGTGCTCCGCCCGGCCCGGCGCTGGGAGCGCAAAAAGATCGGGGCCGGACCGCCGCCCATCGAGACCCCCGAGGGGTGGCTGCTGATCTACCACGGGGTGGACGAAACCTACACCTACCGGGCCGGGGTGGCGCTGCTGGACCTGGACGACCCGCAGCGGACGATCGCCCGGGCTCGCGTGCCGATCCTGGAGCCCGAGCTGCCCTTTGAGCGCGAGGGCGACGTGCCCAACGTTGTGTTTCCGGAAGGGGCCGTGGTGATCGATGGCCAGCTGCACGTGTACTACGGCGCGGCCGACAGCGTGATCGGCCATGCCGTGGCGCCGCTGCGGGACGTGGTCGATTTCGTGCTGGAAGAGCAGCGGCATAGCTGGACAATGCCCCGGGTCTACATGATGTCCAGCGACCGGGGCCGGGCCATGCGCACGATCGAGACGCCGCCACCCGTCGAGGTCGAGCGTCTGCATGGCGGACGACCCGTACTCGAGCCGGATCCGCAGCATCCCTGGGAGTCGCGCGTGGTGCTGAATCCGGCCGCCGTGCTCGTGGAGGCCGGTGAGGAGCTGGAGCGGCTCATGGACGCCTGGCAGCTTACCGGGCCGGAGCGCGAGCGGCTTCGCCGGGCCGGCGGTGCGTGTGTGATGATCTACCGGGCCCAGGGGGCGAAAGGAAGCCCGGCCGGGCATGCGCCCTCTTCGCTGGGGCTGGCCGTGCTGACGCCCACGCTGGAACTGGTGCGGCGCTGGCCGGAGCCCGTGATTCGCCCTGAGGCCGTCTTTCACGACCTGGGTGCCGAAGATGCCCGCTGCACGAAGATCGGCGATACCTACTACCTGTTCTACACGGGCTACACCACCGAACGCCCTCGCTTTCCGTCGTTCATCGGGCGCGTGCACATCTGCCTGGCCACCACGCAGGACTTCGTGCACTGGGAGCTGCACGGCCCGATTCCCGGCGATGTGAACGACGTGGACAACAAAAACGCGGCGCTGCTTCCGGAGCCCGTCGATGGCAAATGGCTGCTGCTGCATCGCCCCATCTACGGGCGGCATCCCATGGCCATCCATCTGGCCGAGGCCGACCGACCCGAGGGGCCCTTCCACAGCCGGGGCCTGCTGATGGCCAGCTACCGCTACCGGGAGTTTGCGCTCTCCTGGATCGGCGCGGGCGGCCCGCCCATCGCGCTGGGCAACCACCGCTTCCTGATGATCTACCATCAGGGACATATGGACTGGGACGGGCACCGGGAGTACGATCTGGCGGCGGCGCTGCTGGATTTCAACCGGCCCGATCCCGTAGCAGCCCGCCTGGAGCCGCTCATGCGGCCGCGCGGCGACGTCGAAAAGGTGGGCGACCCGGAACTGGGGGTGGATAATGTACTGTTTGCCTGTGCAAATTATGTGTGGCGCGGTGATCTGATTATTCCGTATGCGGCGGCCGACAGCCGCATTTTCGGCGCGCGTGTTCCGATGGACGAACTGGTCGCAGCCCTTGAGCGACTGGCTGCCGAAGCGCCTGAAGTCGTTCCCACAAAAGTATTGTGA
- a CDS encoding glycoside hydrolase family 3 protein: protein MKHLVIGCLMLGLVAAGCQKAEQQPPSTAAFPPLSSYDEQARALLEQMTLEEKIGQMIQAEQAFLQDPYDIQTYHLGSILSGGNSDPADGNSLEAWTEVYDSLQAIALRTRLGIPLLYGIDAVHGHSNVEGAVVFPHHIGLGATRDPDLVERVYRITAIEMRATGIHWNFAPCIAVARDERWGRTYESFSEDPELVATLGAAAVRGLQNGGLNNPLAVLATAKHFAGDGGTAFGTGGPQGALLDQGDVRLDEATFRRIHVRPYIDAIQAGVGSIMVSYSSWNGVKMTGHKYMLTDVLKGELGFEGIVISDYNAIDQVHPDYKTAIEIAINAGIDMAMVPTRYREFFQLLKELVEEGRVPMERIDDAVLRILRVKFAMGLMDGPEHVFADRSLWAKFGSAEHRAVAREAVRKSLVLLKNENQTLPLAKDLGRIHVAGLHADNLGYQAGGWTIDWQGGSGDITEGTTILEAIRKAVAPGTEVTYSEDGSGAAGADVAIAVIGERPYAEFLGDRSDLSLDPDDVAVVRRLKEAGVPVVVILISGRPMIINDVLEMADAFIAAWLPGSEGDGVADVLFGDYAPTGKLPFSWPRSMDQIPINVGDEDYDPLFPFGYGLTY from the coding sequence ATGAAGCACCTGGTAATCGGCTGCCTTATGCTTGGACTTGTAGCGGCCGGCTGTCAGAAAGCGGAACAGCAACCCCCTTCGACGGCCGCATTTCCTCCGCTTTCCAGTTACGATGAGCAGGCCCGTGCCCTGCTGGAACAGATGACCCTGGAGGAGAAAATCGGTCAGATGATTCAGGCCGAGCAGGCCTTTCTCCAGGATCCCTACGACATTCAGACCTACCACTTGGGCTCCATTCTGAGCGGTGGCAACTCGGATCCGGCCGACGGCAACAGCCTGGAGGCCTGGACCGAGGTGTACGACAGCCTGCAGGCCATTGCACTGCGCACGCGGTTGGGCATTCCGCTGCTCTACGGCATCGACGCCGTGCACGGCCACAGCAACGTCGAGGGGGCCGTGGTTTTCCCACACCACATCGGGCTGGGAGCCACGCGCGACCCCGACCTGGTGGAGCGGGTCTATCGCATTACGGCCATCGAAATGCGGGCCACCGGCATTCACTGGAATTTCGCGCCGTGCATTGCCGTGGCGCGGGACGAACGCTGGGGCCGCACCTACGAGAGCTTCTCGGAAGATCCGGAGCTGGTGGCCACGCTGGGCGCGGCGGCCGTGCGCGGCCTGCAGAACGGTGGGCTGAACAATCCGCTGGCCGTGCTGGCTACCGCCAAGCACTTCGCCGGCGACGGCGGTACGGCCTTCGGCACCGGTGGGCCGCAGGGGGCGCTGCTGGACCAGGGCGACGTGCGGCTGGACGAGGCCACGTTCCGCCGCATTCATGTGCGGCCCTACATCGACGCCATCCAGGCCGGGGTGGGCTCGATCATGGTGTCCTACAGCAGCTGGAACGGCGTCAAGATGACCGGCCACAAGTACATGCTCACCGACGTGCTGAAGGGCGAGCTGGGCTTTGAGGGCATCGTGATTTCCGACTACAATGCCATCGATCAGGTCCATCCCGACTACAAGACGGCCATCGAGATCGCCATCAATGCGGGCATCGACATGGCCATGGTGCCCACCCGCTACCGCGAGTTTTTCCAGCTTCTGAAAGAGCTGGTCGAAGAAGGACGGGTCCCCATGGAGCGCATCGACGACGCCGTGCTGCGCATCCTGCGCGTCAAATTCGCCATGGGGTTGATGGATGGACCCGAGCACGTGTTCGCCGATCGGAGCCTGTGGGCGAAGTTCGGTTCGGCCGAGCACCGGGCCGTGGCCCGCGAGGCGGTACGTAAGTCGCTGGTGCTTCTGAAAAACGAAAACCAGACGTTGCCGCTGGCCAAAGACCTCGGCCGTATCCATGTGGCCGGGCTGCACGCCGACAACTTGGGCTATCAGGCGGGTGGCTGGACGATCGACTGGCAGGGGGGCAGCGGCGACATCACCGAAGGCACTACGATCCTGGAAGCCATCCGGAAGGCGGTGGCGCCCGGTACCGAGGTGACCTACTCGGAAGATGGCTCCGGAGCGGCCGGCGCCGACGTGGCCATCGCGGTGATCGGCGAGCGGCCCTACGCCGAATTCCTGGGCGATCGCTCCGACCTGTCGCTCGATCCGGACGACGTGGCCGTGGTGCGGCGCCTGAAAGAAGCCGGCGTGCCCGTGGTGGTGATCCTGATCTCCGGGCGCCCGATGATCATCAACGATGTGCTGGAAATGGCCGACGCGTTCATCGCGGCCTGGCTTCCGGGCAGCGAAGGCGACGGCGTGGCCGACGTGCTCTTCGGCGACTATGCTCCGACCGGTAAGCTGCCGTTCTCCTGGCCGCGCTCGATGGATCAGATCCCCATCAACGTGGGCGACGAAGACTATGACCCGCTGTTTCCCTTCGGCTATGGCCTGACCTACTGA
- a CDS encoding saccharopine dehydrogenase family protein, with translation MRITIIGAGAIGSAIASFLVRQPEVTQVQVCDARARNLQELHDRLQTSRLRSFQIDARDHGVLEPILQGSQVVISAAPPQLNPALARLCLELGVNFCDMGGNDQIVRKELDLHEEAVKRAVWIVPNCGLAPGLVNILSLHGIDQFDEVEAAYLRVGDVPLDPHPFNFRISWSAEKVIEDYTNPVQLIREGQLETVEPLTGMERIRFGEPFGEMEAFYTAGGLSTLAEQLAGRIQVLDYKSVRWPCHASQMRFVLGLGFGEPRSIDVRTHLTYRDVLVRRMRQRLGGHYEDAVLLRIAIHGRKNDQPCTLLYEMVDRYDQEQQISAMRRCTAIPTALVALMIASGEVKGGGALPPEQVVPRDRFYRRLIEHGLPITHRWYEGYVDVTHPDPERALAEPPASDKKGRKRQPASSR, from the coding sequence ATGCGCATAACGATCATTGGAGCCGGTGCCATTGGTTCGGCCATTGCCTCGTTTCTGGTACGTCAGCCCGAAGTAACCCAGGTGCAGGTCTGCGACGCCCGTGCCCGCAACCTGCAGGAACTGCACGATCGGTTGCAGACCAGCCGGCTGCGCTCTTTCCAGATCGACGCGCGCGACCACGGCGTGCTGGAGCCGATCCTGCAGGGAAGCCAGGTGGTCATCAGTGCCGCCCCGCCCCAGCTCAACCCGGCCCTGGCCCGCCTCTGCCTGGAGCTGGGCGTCAACTTCTGCGACATGGGCGGCAACGACCAGATTGTGCGTAAGGAACTGGACCTACATGAAGAGGCCGTCAAACGCGCCGTCTGGATCGTTCCCAACTGTGGCCTGGCCCCGGGTCTGGTGAACATTCTCAGCCTGCACGGCATCGACCAGTTCGATGAAGTAGAGGCGGCCTACCTGCGTGTGGGCGATGTGCCGCTGGATCCACATCCGTTCAATTTTCGCATTTCCTGGTCGGCGGAAAAGGTGATCGAGGACTATACGAATCCGGTGCAACTCATTCGTGAGGGCCAGCTGGAGACCGTCGAGCCGTTGACCGGAATGGAGCGGATCCGCTTCGGGGAGCCCTTCGGGGAAATGGAGGCCTTCTACACGGCGGGCGGTCTTTCGACGCTGGCCGAGCAGCTGGCCGGACGCATTCAGGTACTCGACTACAAAAGCGTCCGCTGGCCCTGTCATGCCAGCCAGATGCGCTTTGTGCTGGGACTGGGCTTTGGCGAGCCGCGCTCGATCGACGTGCGCACGCACCTGACCTACCGCGACGTGCTCGTACGACGCATGCGCCAGCGGCTGGGCGGCCACTATGAAGACGCCGTGCTGCTGCGCATCGCCATTCACGGACGCAAAAACGACCAGCCCTGCACGCTCCTTTACGAAATGGTCGATCGCTACGATCAGGAGCAGCAGATCAGCGCCATGCGCCGCTGCACGGCCATTCCCACGGCCCTGGTGGCGCTCATGATCGCCTCCGGCGAGGTCAAAGGCGGTGGCGCGCTACCTCCCGAACAGGTGGTGCCGCGCGATCGCTTCTACCGGCGCCTCATCGAACACGGCCTGCCGATCACCCATCGCTGGTACGAGGGCTACGTGGACGTCACGCATCCGGACCCCGAGCGTGCCCTTGCCGAACCGCCTGCCTCGGACAAAAAGGGCCGGAAGCGGCAGCCGGCCTCCAGCCGATAG
- a CDS encoding YbaB/EbfC family nucleoid-associated protein: MDGALNLGEVFGKVMELQQRLAETQQALGNRTVTVETGGGIVRVTANGLQRIVRIEVDPEAFRSEDQDMLEDLIVAGVNKALEEAARMAREEMQKAAGALLPPGLDIDLSALGL; encoded by the coding sequence ATGGACGGCGCGCTGAATCTGGGAGAAGTTTTCGGGAAAGTGATGGAGTTGCAGCAGCGCCTTGCGGAAACGCAACAGGCGCTGGGCAACCGAACGGTCACCGTGGAGACCGGCGGTGGGATCGTGCGCGTGACGGCCAACGGCCTGCAGCGCATCGTCCGCATCGAGGTGGACCCCGAAGCCTTCCGCTCTGAAGATCAGGACATGCTGGAAGACCTGATCGTGGCCGGCGTCAACAAGGCGCTGGAGGAAGCGGCCCGGATGGCCCGCGAGGAAATGCAGAAGGCGGCCGGCGCGCTGCTACCACCCGGCCTGGACATCGACCTGAGTGCCCTGGGACTGTAA
- the recR gene encoding recombination mediator RecR, with translation MSFTSPSVEALVEQLMRLPTVGRKTAQRLAAYILKMPREEVEALAQALLAVKERVRQCAICFNVTDEEVCAICRSPRRDHTTICVVEEPSDVLALERTGEYRGVYHVLGGVISPLDGIGPDDLRIRELVARVAPANGDPERAALYPDGRIPRVQEVILALNPNVEGDTTAYYLAQLLKPLGVRVTRIARGLPIGGDLEYADEATLSRALEGRLAL, from the coding sequence ATGAGCTTCACCTCGCCTTCGGTCGAAGCCCTTGTCGAGCAGCTCATGCGGCTGCCCACCGTCGGGCGCAAGACGGCCCAGCGGCTGGCGGCCTACATTCTGAAGATGCCCCGCGAAGAGGTCGAGGCGCTGGCACAGGCCCTGCTGGCCGTCAAAGAGCGCGTGCGCCAGTGCGCCATCTGCTTCAACGTGACCGACGAGGAGGTCTGTGCCATCTGCCGCTCGCCCCGACGGGACCACACCACCATCTGCGTGGTCGAAGAACCCAGCGACGTGCTGGCCCTGGAGCGCACCGGAGAGTACCGGGGCGTCTACCACGTACTGGGCGGCGTCATCTCGCCGCTGGACGGTATCGGCCCGGATGACCTGCGCATTCGCGAACTCGTGGCCCGCGTGGCGCCCGCCAACGGCGACCCCGAGCGGGCCGCGCTCTATCCGGACGGTCGTATTCCGCGTGTTCAGGAAGTCATCCTGGCGCTGAACCCCAACGTCGAGGGCGACACAACCGCTTACTATCTGGCGCAGCTGCTCAAACCGCTGGGCGTGCGCGTCACACGTATTGCCCGCGGCCTGCCCATCGGAGGCGACCTGGAGTATGCCGACGAAGCTACGCTCTCCCGTGCGCTGGAGGGACGCCTGGCCCTTTAA
- a CDS encoding glycosidase, whose product MRDYEVLPMPQQVGELFRRYEGNPILTADDWPYPCNSVFNPAAVRLDTGETLLLVRVEDHRGVSHLTVARSPNGLTDWTIDPEPTLVPDPAHWPEESWGIEDPRIVWLEEMGCYAVTYTAFSEEGPAIALALTEDFRTFERRGLLMPPEDKNGVLFPRKIGGYWVLLHRTSSTRRETHPAIWLSRSPDLRHWSGPRVVLRPRPGVWWDHVRIGAGPPPIETPEGWLLIYHGVRTTVAGDIYRVGMALLDLENPARVIRRAPGWILGPRAPYERIGDVPNVVFPCGYVLDGDTLRLYYGAADTCVAVAEARLSELLDWLLNGHYDGQARG is encoded by the coding sequence ATGCGCGACTACGAAGTGCTTCCGATGCCCCAGCAGGTGGGCGAGTTGTTTCGACGTTACGAGGGGAACCCGATTCTGACGGCCGACGACTGGCCCTATCCGTGCAACTCCGTCTTCAATCCGGCGGCCGTTCGGCTGGATACGGGCGAGACGTTGCTGCTGGTGCGCGTGGAGGACCACCGGGGCGTGTCGCACCTGACCGTGGCGCGGAGCCCCAACGGGCTGACCGACTGGACGATCGATCCTGAGCCGACGCTGGTGCCCGATCCGGCGCACTGGCCCGAAGAATCCTGGGGCATCGAAGACCCGCGCATCGTGTGGCTGGAGGAGATGGGCTGCTATGCGGTCACCTACACGGCCTTCTCGGAGGAAGGACCGGCCATTGCGCTGGCGCTGACCGAAGACTTCCGCACCTTTGAGCGGCGCGGCCTGCTCATGCCGCCGGAAGACAAGAATGGCGTGCTCTTCCCCCGAAAGATCGGCGGCTACTGGGTGCTGCTGCATCGGACCTCCAGCACGCGGCGCGAGACGCATCCGGCCATCTGGCTGAGCCGGTCGCCGGATCTGCGGCACTGGAGCGGTCCGCGCGTGGTGCTGCGGCCGCGTCCGGGCGTCTGGTGGGACCACGTGCGGATCGGGGCCGGACCGCCGCCCATCGAGACGCCCGAGGGCTGGCTGCTCATCTACCACGGCGTGCGCACCACGGTGGCCGGCGACATCTACCGGGTGGGCATGGCGTTGCTGGATCTAGAAAACCCTGCCCGGGTGATCCGACGGGCGCCCGGCTGGATCCTGGGGCCGCGGGCCCCGTACGAACGCATCGGCGATGTACCCAACGTGGTGTTCCCCTGTGGCTACGTGCTGGACGGCGACACGCTGCGTCTCTACTACGGCGCGGCCGACACCTGCGTGGCCGTTGCCGAAGCGCGCCTGAGCGAACTGCTCGACTGGCTCCTGAACGGTCACTACGACGGACAGGCCCGAGGCTGA
- a CDS encoding DUF4880 domain-containing protein — protein MAHTVSWQDLVDYLAGEASEAVQRRVEQWLEADAQHRALFRSLQQLWEAAGAAGNEDPAWLEAQWQALLKKMRTRGLPLPEMPARKAERRCRCS, from the coding sequence GTGGCGCATACGGTTAGCTGGCAAGATCTGGTGGATTACCTGGCCGGCGAGGCTTCGGAAGCCGTGCAGCGGCGCGTCGAACAATGGCTGGAGGCCGACGCACAGCACCGGGCGCTGTTTCGGTCGCTGCAGCAGCTCTGGGAGGCTGCCGGGGCTGCTGGTAACGAGGACCCGGCCTGGCTGGAAGCCCAGTGGCAGGCACTGCTGAAAAAAATGCGTACGCGTGGGCTGCCCCTGCCGGAGATGCCCGCCCGGAAAGCTGAACGGCGATGCCGGTGCTCGTAG
- a CDS encoding glycosyltransferase family 4 protein: MRIAMLAPIAWRVPPRHYGPWERVVWLLTEGLVDRGVDVTLFATADSQTRARLIAVCPRPYEEDPSLDPKVWECLHISEVFERAEEFDLIHNHFDFLPLSYSGLVRTPVLTTIHGFSSERILPVYRKYNRRTYYVSISNADRHPDLDYVATVYHGIDLESFTLRTEPGDYLLFFGRMHPDKGAREAIEVARRSGMPLKMAGIIQDRTYFEQEVVPFIDGQQIQYLGSVGPADRDRLLGGAYALLHLINFDEPFGLSVVEAMACGTPVVARPRGSMPEIIRDGETGVLVQTVEEAVAALPRLRQLDRAKIRAYVEARFSRERMVDDYLRVYEEVLRRHRARSAA, encoded by the coding sequence ATGCGGATCGCCATGCTGGCACCGATCGCCTGGCGCGTGCCGCCCCGGCACTACGGCCCCTGGGAACGGGTCGTCTGGCTGTTGACCGAGGGGCTGGTCGATCGGGGCGTCGACGTGACGCTATTCGCCACAGCCGACTCTCAGACACGCGCCCGGCTCATTGCCGTATGCCCGCGTCCCTATGAAGAGGATCCCTCGCTGGATCCGAAAGTCTGGGAGTGCCTCCACATCAGCGAGGTGTTCGAGCGCGCCGAGGAGTTCGATCTCATCCACAACCACTTCGACTTCCTCCCGCTCAGCTACAGCGGCCTGGTACGTACGCCCGTGCTGACCACGATTCATGGCTTTTCGTCGGAGCGCATTCTGCCGGTTTATCGCAAGTACAACCGCCGCACCTATTACGTCTCGATCAGCAATGCCGATCGGCATCCCGATCTGGATTACGTGGCCACCGTGTATCATGGCATCGATCTGGAGTCGTTCACGCTTCGCACCGAGCCGGGCGACTATCTGCTCTTTTTTGGCCGCATGCATCCCGACAAAGGGGCGCGCGAGGCGATCGAGGTGGCCCGTCGGAGCGGCATGCCGCTGAAGATGGCCGGCATCATTCAGGATCGAACCTATTTCGAGCAGGAAGTGGTGCCGTTCATCGACGGCCAGCAGATCCAGTATCTGGGCTCGGTAGGGCCGGCCGATCGGGATCGGCTGCTGGGCGGAGCCTACGCGCTGTTGCACCTGATCAACTTCGACGAGCCGTTCGGGCTGAGTGTGGTCGAGGCGATGGCCTGCGGTACGCCTGTCGTGGCGCGGCCGCGCGGCTCGATGCCTGAAATCATCCGGGATGGGGAGACCGGGGTGCTGGTGCAGACCGTGGAGGAGGCCGTGGCCGCGCTGCCGCGGCTGCGCCAGCTCGACCGCGCGAAAATCCGCGCCTACGTGGAGGCCCGGTTCAGCCGCGAGCGCATGGTCGACGACTACCTGCGCGTCTACGAAGAGGTGCTGCGGCGACATCGGGCCCGCTCGGCCGCTTGA
- a CDS encoding RNA polymerase sigma-70 factor: protein MDTRVGSLSVQECDWIRRIRQGDGEAYAELFRCYYGRLCRFAQSMLGDEEAAHEVVQEVFLRIWERRQRWQPTHSLRLYLYQAVRNEAFNFRRRQQLRRRWQVDGLQLPVHRTCGEPDGLQRLQAEEFRQALEEAIASLPERRRLTFLLHREHGFTYAEIARIMGVSPKTVSNQLTEAVKYLRARLASFLAQ from the coding sequence TTGGACACGCGAGTCGGTTCGCTGTCGGTCCAAGAGTGCGACTGGATTCGGCGTATCCGACAGGGAGACGGAGAAGCCTATGCCGAACTGTTTCGGTGTTATTACGGTCGGCTCTGTCGCTTTGCGCAGAGTATGCTGGGGGACGAAGAGGCGGCGCATGAAGTGGTACAGGAGGTCTTTCTGCGCATCTGGGAGCGGCGCCAGCGCTGGCAACCCACGCACTCGCTGCGGCTGTATCTCTATCAGGCCGTGCGCAACGAAGCATTCAACTTTCGGCGCCGACAGCAACTGCGGCGTCGATGGCAGGTCGATGGGCTGCAACTCCCCGTACATCGAACGTGTGGCGAGCCCGACGGCCTTCAGCGCCTGCAGGCCGAAGAGTTTCGTCAGGCCCTGGAAGAGGCCATCGCGTCCCTTCCGGAGCGTCGGCGGTTGACCTTTCTGCTGCATCGCGAACACGGCTTCACCTATGCGGAAATTGCCCGAATTATGGGGGTCTCGCCCAAGACGGTGAGTAACCAGCTGACCGAAGCCGTCAAATATCTCCGTGCCCGTCTGGCATCTTTTCTGGCCCAATAG
- a CDS encoding SDR family NAD(P)-dependent oxidoreductase, with the protein METHTLTHKVVVVTGAGGRLGRHLLRRFAQEGVRLAAVVRTAEQARQLQLPEGAEGATFHADLADEAQVAACFGKIWDRFGYVDVLVHAAGMWAERPFLEMTLDDWRAMLDANLTSTFLCFREAARLMRGRSGGRLIAFASMQGADRGRARQAAYSAAKGALVRLVETVGGELVAQGITAHVIAPSVIRYDEGDEGSGVTAAELAELCVYLCSPAGAALNGMVIRAYGRGF; encoded by the coding sequence ATGGAGACGCACACCCTGACGCATAAAGTCGTGGTAGTTACCGGCGCCGGCGGGCGACTGGGGCGGCACCTTCTCCGGCGCTTTGCACAGGAAGGGGTCCGTCTGGCTGCGGTCGTGCGTACGGCCGAGCAGGCCCGGCAGCTTCAGCTTCCGGAGGGCGCCGAAGGGGCTACGTTTCATGCCGATCTGGCCGACGAGGCGCAGGTAGCCGCCTGCTTCGGCAAAATCTGGGATCGCTTCGGCTATGTGGATGTGCTGGTGCATGCGGCCGGAATGTGGGCCGAACGACCCTTTCTCGAAATGACGCTGGATGACTGGCGGGCGATGCTGGACGCGAACCTGACCTCCACGTTCCTGTGCTTTCGCGAAGCGGCGCGCCTGATGCGCGGGCGTTCCGGGGGGCGATTGATCGCGTTTGCGTCGATGCAGGGCGCCGACCGGGGTCGTGCCCGCCAGGCCGCTTACTCGGCCGCCAAGGGGGCGCTGGTACGGCTGGTTGAGACCGTCGGCGGCGAGCTGGTGGCGCAGGGCATCACCGCCCACGTCATTGCGCCTTCGGTGATCCGATACGACGAAGGCGATGAAGGCTCCGGGGTGACGGCCGCCGAGCTGGCCGAGCTGTGCGTCTACCTGTGCTCGCCGGCCGGTGCCGCGCTCAACGGGATGGTGATCCGGGCCTACGGTCGCGGTTTTTAG